Proteins encoded within one genomic window of bacterium:
- a CDS encoding ABC transporter permease, protein MANNLENILGAFEALRVNRFRTFLTLLGIVIGVAAVIMVGAAVQSGKTIIFDELQTFGLKSLWVFRSFTDDQPGKTVVSGSGIDTDDISAIMKSARQVRRLAPVCDQWNLWAKYANNYIKIQFIASGPDYKPINNDTITRGRFLIPEDLEYRRDVCVIGTKVVNKLFGSEDPLGKEIKAGESSYRVIGILKEKNRDFLASIGSGGGQDANNRVIVPITLYQRRTNTREIEYLQAEALDVSMAKTAAEEIKNILHVRHRGQYAYESQTMQQYIETAERIVQGVSWIGAIAAIVSLVVGGIGIMNIMTVSVVERIREIGLRKALGAKRSDILVQFLSEAIAISLLGGVVGTLMGIGLIWIIQILSNKPRLLAPEYIVAALAVSILTGILSGLYPAHRAASLDPVEALRHE, encoded by the coding sequence ATGGCCAACAATCTCGAAAACATCCTCGGCGCGTTTGAGGCATTGAGGGTCAATCGATTCAGGACTTTTTTAACGCTTTTGGGGATTGTCATCGGGGTGGCTGCCGTCATTATGGTAGGTGCGGCTGTTCAAAGCGGGAAGACCATCATTTTTGACGAGCTTCAGACTTTTGGCCTGAAGTCGCTCTGGGTTTTCCGGTCCTTTACCGACGATCAACCGGGCAAGACCGTGGTTTCGGGAAGCGGCATCGATACTGATGATATTTCCGCCATCATGAAGAGTGCCCGTCAGGTGAGGAGGCTGGCGCCGGTTTGTGATCAGTGGAACCTCTGGGCCAAATACGCTAATAACTACATTAAGATTCAGTTCATTGCCAGTGGCCCTGATTATAAGCCGATTAATAACGATACCATCACCAGGGGAAGGTTCCTTATTCCGGAGGATCTCGAGTACCGGCGTGATGTCTGTGTTATTGGTACCAAGGTGGTGAATAAGCTCTTTGGCAGCGAAGACCCTCTGGGAAAGGAAATCAAGGCAGGAGAAAGCAGCTATCGGGTCATTGGCATTCTCAAGGAGAAAAATCGGGATTTTCTGGCCAGCATCGGCTCTGGTGGCGGCCAGGATGCCAATAACCGGGTCATCGTGCCGATTACTCTCTATCAGCGCAGAACCAACACCAGGGAGATAGAATATCTCCAGGCCGAAGCCCTCGACGTCTCAATGGCCAAGACCGCGGCAGAGGAGATCAAGAACATTCTCCACGTTCGCCATCGGGGCCAATATGCCTATGAATCCCAGACCATGCAGCAATATATTGAAACAGCCGAGCGGATTGTGCAGGGGGTATCCTGGATCGGGGCTATTGCAGCCATTGTTTCCCTGGTGGTTGGTGGCATCGGCATCATGAATATCATGACCGTGTCCGTGGTGGAGAGGATCAGGGAAATCGGGCTTCGCAAAGCCCTTGGGGCCAAGAGGTCGGACATACTGGTTCAATTCCTGTCGGAAGCGATCGCCATCAGTCTCCTGGGCGGTGTGGTCGGCACGCTTATGGGCATCGGGCTGATCTGGATAATTCAAATTCTGAGCAACAAGCCAAGGCTGCTTGCGCCGGAATACATTGTGGCAGCCCTGGCGGTTTCCATCCTGACCGGCATCCTTTCCGGCCTCTACCCGGCACATCGGGCAGCTTCCCTGGATCCGGTCGAAGCCCTGCGGCATGAGTGA